From Butyricimonas paravirosa, one genomic window encodes:
- a CDS encoding DUF1015 domain-containing protein, producing MAIVKPFKGLRTPSQEVCEELACLPYDVMNSEEAAQMAAGKPRSLLHVTRAEIDCPAGTDIHSETVYNKSVENFNMFQEKGWLVQDEDAKFYIYAQTMDGRTQYGIVGCAACEDYMNGIIKKHELTRPDKEEDRMILTRYVKANLEPVFFAYKAVPEIDAIVEDIVKSKKADYDFVAEDGFGHHFWAINCPETNKRLEELFATKVPYTYVADGHHRTAAAARIGAEFKSKNPNHDGTEEYNFFMAVHFPDHQLKIIDYNRVVKDLNGLTEEQLLAKLGEHFTVEDMGTEIYHPAKLHEFSMYLGGRWYKLTAKPGSYDDNDPIGVLDVTILSNHVLADILDIQDLRTSKRIDFVGGIRGLGELKRRVDNGEMKVAFALYPVSMEQLINIADTGNIMPPKTTWFEPKLRSGMVIHKI from the coding sequence ATGGCAATAGTAAAACCATTCAAAGGATTACGTACACCATCTCAAGAAGTTTGTGAGGAACTGGCGTGTCTACCTTACGATGTGATGAATTCAGAGGAAGCAGCACAAATGGCTGCAGGAAAACCTCGTTCATTATTACATGTTACCAGAGCTGAGATTGACTGCCCTGCAGGAACTGATATTCACTCCGAGACTGTTTATAACAAGAGCGTGGAGAATTTCAATATGTTCCAGGAAAAGGGATGGTTAGTTCAGGATGAGGATGCTAAATTTTATATCTACGCCCAGACGATGGACGGAAGAACTCAATATGGTATCGTAGGTTGTGCTGCTTGTGAGGATTACATGAACGGAATTATCAAGAAACACGAGTTGACCCGTCCGGATAAGGAAGAGGATCGTATGATCTTGACCCGTTATGTAAAAGCTAACCTGGAACCGGTATTCTTTGCTTACAAGGCTGTTCCGGAAATTGATGCTATCGTTGAAGATATCGTGAAGAGCAAAAAAGCTGACTATGATTTCGTGGCGGAAGACGGGTTCGGTCATCATTTCTGGGCAATCAACTGCCCGGAGACCAACAAACGTTTGGAGGAATTATTTGCAACAAAAGTTCCTTACACGTATGTTGCTGATGGACACCATAGAACTGCTGCTGCTGCTCGTATCGGTGCCGAGTTCAAATCAAAGAACCCGAACCACGACGGTACGGAAGAATATAATTTCTTCATGGCTGTTCACTTCCCGGATCATCAGTTGAAAATCATTGATTACAACCGTGTTGTAAAAGATTTGAACGGTTTGACTGAAGAGCAATTGTTGGCTAAATTGGGCGAACATTTCACGGTTGAAGATATGGGTACGGAGATATATCACCCGGCTAAATTACATGAATTCAGCATGTACTTAGGTGGAAGATGGTATAAGCTGACGGCTAAACCGGGAAGTTACGATGACAATGACCCGATCGGGGTATTGGATGTAACTATCCTTTCTAACCATGTATTGGCTGACATTTTGGATATTCAGGATTTGCGTACTTCTAAACGGATTGATTTCGTGGGAGGTATCCGCGGATTGGGAGAATTGAAACGTCGTGTTGATAATGGCGAGATGAAAGTGGCTTTCGCTTTGTACCCTGTTTCTATGGAGCAATTGATCAATATTGCCGATACCGGTAATATCATGCCTCCGAAGACGACTTGGTTCGAACCGAAACTTCGTTCTGGAATGGTAATCCACAAGATCTAA
- a CDS encoding ABC transporter ATP-binding protein, which translates to MSFFKALNIVKTYANHKALDDVSINIPEGAIYGLLGPNGAGKTSLIRIINQITAPDSGEIFFRNEHLKPSDVNRIGYLPEERGLYKKMKVGEQAVYLARLKGISKHEAIVRLKMWFEKFEIEAWWDKKVEELSKGMAQKVQFITTVLHEPELLIFDEPFSGFDPINVELLKREILELRKKGTTIIFSTHNMGSVEEICSHIALINKSRKIIEGPINQIREKYASNTYQLSCRYNPEFSPAQTIGSEFEIVSQRVEGDRQDIILQQNTYCPANTLLSRVLPQTDIISYQKIIPSMNDIFIKLVKEQA; encoded by the coding sequence ATGAGTTTCTTCAAAGCCTTGAACATCGTCAAAACCTATGCAAACCACAAGGCATTGGATGACGTGTCAATCAACATCCCGGAGGGAGCCATCTACGGGCTACTAGGCCCTAATGGAGCCGGAAAGACTTCCTTAATTCGAATTATTAACCAAATCACAGCCCCTGATTCAGGAGAAATATTTTTCAGAAATGAACATCTGAAACCGTCTGATGTCAACCGGATTGGTTACCTTCCTGAAGAGCGAGGACTCTACAAAAAAATGAAAGTCGGAGAACAGGCCGTTTACTTGGCTCGCTTAAAAGGAATCAGTAAACACGAGGCGATCGTCCGTCTTAAAATGTGGTTCGAGAAATTCGAGATTGAGGCTTGGTGGGATAAAAAAGTAGAAGAACTATCCAAAGGTATGGCACAAAAAGTACAATTTATCACCACGGTACTTCATGAACCGGAATTGCTGATTTTTGACGAACCCTTTAGCGGTTTCGACCCCATCAACGTTGAATTACTGAAACGGGAAATTCTCGAATTACGCAAGAAAGGAACAACCATCATCTTTTCCACACACAACATGGGATCGGTAGAAGAAATCTGTAGCCATATCGCCTTAATCAACAAATCACGCAAGATCATCGAGGGACCAATCAATCAGATTCGTGAAAAGTATGCCAGTAACACATACCAGCTCAGCTGTCGCTACAACCCGGAATTCTCACCCGCACAAACAATCGGCTCAGAATTCGAGATAGTATCTCAACGTGTCGAAGGAGACCGTCAGGATATTATTTTGCAACAAAACACTTATTGCCCGGCAAACACCCTTTTGTCAAGAGTCCTGCCCCAAACAGACATCATCTCTTACCAAAAGATCATTCCCAGCATGAACGATATCTTTATAAAACTCGTAAAAGAGCAAGCCTAA
- a CDS encoding 3-phosphoglycerate dehydrogenase, with product MTKVLIATDKPFAPVAVNGIREIVEAQGYELVLLEKYTSQDELIAAVADVDAMIIRSDKATKEVIEAAKNLKVIVRAGAGYDNIDLAACTAHNVVAMNTPGQNSNAVAELAFGMMVYMARNFFNGKSGSELKGKKIGIHAYGNVGQNVGRIARGFGMEVYAFDPFMTDEQIKNAGATPLHSAEEMYKMCQYISLHIPATEQTKKSINYDLLKDMPKGAVLVNTARKEVIDEEGLAKLMEERADFHYITDIAPDCDCFSKFEGRFFATPKKMGAQTEEANVNAGLAAAHQIVNFIEKGDEKFRVNK from the coding sequence ATGACTAAAGTATTAATCGCTACAGATAAACCGTTTGCTCCGGTTGCCGTTAACGGAATCAGAGAAATCGTAGAAGCTCAAGGATATGAGTTAGTTTTATTAGAAAAATATACTTCACAAGACGAGTTGATCGCTGCCGTTGCTGATGTTGACGCTATGATCATTCGTTCAGACAAAGCTACTAAAGAAGTAATCGAGGCTGCAAAGAATTTGAAAGTAATCGTTCGTGCCGGTGCAGGATACGATAACATCGACTTGGCTGCTTGTACTGCTCACAATGTAGTGGCTATGAACACTCCGGGACAAAACTCAAACGCTGTGGCCGAGTTGGCTTTCGGTATGATGGTTTACATGGCTCGTAACTTCTTCAACGGAAAATCAGGTTCCGAGTTGAAAGGTAAGAAGATCGGTATCCACGCTTACGGAAACGTTGGACAAAACGTTGGACGTATCGCTCGCGGATTCGGAATGGAAGTTTACGCTTTCGACCCGTTCATGACGGACGAGCAAATCAAAAATGCCGGGGCAACCCCGTTACATTCAGCTGAGGAAATGTATAAGATGTGTCAATACATCTCTTTGCATATCCCGGCAACAGAACAAACCAAGAAATCAATCAATTATGATTTGTTGAAAGATATGCCGAAGGGTGCTGTTTTGGTGAACACCGCTCGTAAGGAAGTTATCGACGAGGAAGGTTTGGCTAAATTGATGGAAGAAAGAGCTGATTTCCACTATATCACGGATATCGCTCCGGATTGTGATTGTTTCAGCAAATTCGAAGGTCGTTTCTTCGCTACCCCGAAAAAGATGGGTGCTCAAACAGAAGAGGCTAACGTTAACGCAGGATTGGCTGCTGCTCACCAGATCGTGAACTTCATCGAGAAAGGTGACGAAAAATTCAGAGTAAACAAATAA
- a CDS encoding acyl-CoA carboxylase subunit beta, whose protein sequence is MSLKRNVLDLRKRKEIVLQGGGEEAIKKQAAMGKLTARERIEAILDKDSFHEYDMFVEHQSKDFDMDKKVLHGDGVIIGTGTIYGEPVCIYAQDFTVAGGSLGLMHARKITKIMDHALKMRVPLIGINDSGGARIQEGVDSLAGYGEIFFRNTQASGVIPQLSVILGPCAGGAVYSPALTDFVFVVDNISKMFITGPEVVKTVLGEVVTMEELGGARVHSEISGNAHFFAHSEYECFEQIKKLLTFIPWSNEAKAKPFPSKPPRPEYKIEKIIPSDPTQPYDVRDVIRAVADDSDFLEIQQEFAKNIVVGFGRIDGETIGFVANQPSVLAGVLDCDSSDKAGRFIRFCDAFNIPIVTFEDMPGYLPGVEQEYMGVIRHGAKVLYAYSEATVPKITVILRKAYGGGYIAMNSRHLKADFMFAWPTAEIAVMGPEGAANIIFKKEIMAAENPEEMRKIKVAEYREKFANPYVAASKGYIDSVIEPEETRKILKHSIEVSSNKSVLTPAKKHGIPPF, encoded by the coding sequence ATGTCACTTAAAAGAAATGTTCTTGATTTAAGAAAGAGAAAAGAAATTGTTCTTCAAGGAGGTGGCGAAGAGGCGATTAAGAAGCAAGCTGCAATGGGAAAATTGACAGCCCGGGAGCGTATTGAAGCAATTTTGGACAAAGACTCTTTCCATGAGTACGACATGTTCGTTGAGCATCAGTCCAAAGATTTTGATATGGATAAGAAAGTTCTTCATGGTGATGGTGTCATCATCGGTACCGGAACAATCTATGGAGAACCTGTATGTATTTACGCGCAAGATTTCACCGTAGCCGGTGGTTCTCTTGGTTTGATGCATGCTCGTAAAATCACTAAAATCATGGATCATGCCTTAAAAATGCGAGTACCCTTGATCGGAATCAACGATTCTGGTGGAGCTCGTATTCAAGAAGGTGTTGACTCCTTAGCCGGATACGGAGAAATTTTCTTCCGTAACACCCAGGCATCCGGAGTAATTCCTCAATTATCTGTAATCCTCGGTCCTTGTGCTGGTGGAGCCGTATACTCTCCCGCCTTGACCGACTTCGTGTTCGTGGTTGACAACATTTCCAAAATGTTTATTACCGGACCTGAAGTTGTAAAAACGGTATTAGGAGAAGTCGTGACCATGGAAGAACTCGGAGGAGCTAGAGTTCACAGTGAAATCAGCGGTAATGCCCATTTCTTCGCTCATTCAGAGTATGAATGTTTCGAACAGATCAAAAAATTATTGACATTCATTCCCTGGAGTAACGAGGCAAAAGCTAAACCTTTCCCCTCCAAACCGCCAAGACCGGAATACAAGATCGAGAAAATCATTCCGTCTGACCCCACCCAGCCTTATGACGTGCGCGATGTAATCCGTGCTGTTGCCGATGATTCTGACTTCTTGGAAATTCAACAAGAATTCGCAAAAAACATCGTTGTCGGATTCGGACGTATCGACGGGGAAACTATCGGTTTCGTGGCTAATCAGCCTTCTGTACTTGCCGGAGTGTTAGACTGTGACTCTTCTGATAAAGCCGGACGTTTTATCCGATTCTGCGATGCCTTCAATATTCCGATCGTAACATTCGAGGATATGCCAGGATACTTACCGGGTGTTGAACAAGAGTATATGGGTGTTATTCGTCACGGGGCGAAAGTTCTTTATGCATATAGTGAGGCTACGGTACCTAAGATTACAGTAATCCTTAGAAAAGCATATGGTGGTGGTTATATCGCTATGAACTCACGTCACTTGAAAGCTGACTTTATGTTCGCATGGCCAACTGCAGAAATTGCAGTAATGGGACCGGAAGGTGCTGCCAACATCATCTTCAAAAAAGAGATTATGGCTGCCGAAAATCCGGAAGAAATGCGTAAAATCAAAGTTGCCGAATATCGTGAAAAATTCGCCAATCCTTACGTGGCCGCCTCTAAAGGCTATATCGATTCCGTGATCGAACCCGAGGAAACCCGGAAGATCCTGAAACACTCCATCGAGGTATCCAGCAACAAGTCGGTATTAACCCCGGCTAAAAAACATGGAATTCCTCCATTTTAA
- a CDS encoding ABC transporter permease, with protein sequence MNKILIIINREFTTRVRKKTFLVVTIFVPILFALFYAFLMWMLLRDDSQERTIAVINESTLETPLQKINNTSFTYIDREIPESDYIDFLKKNDFYAITRIPANVMTHAEIPVFSTSQVPMELKNEIASQLRQKIETVKRAEVIAKTQMPNLETELDATKTPVLVRTLLVTDTGDAKESSSEITSIIGLVAGLIIYFFIFMYASQVMKGVIEEKTNRIIEVLVSSVKPFQFLLGKIIGVAAVGLVQFLIWIVLGGGIILISQAFFMPNLDLEALKNANDLNMFAQGTEINPEQLAIIQNLVKTIDPMFILKFVGAFLFYFIGGYLLYASLFAAIGAAVDNETDSQQFMTPLSIILVVALYIGVAAMKSPESPMVFWSSLIPFTSPVVMLVRIPFGVPAWEIITSMGLLVGSFLFFTWLSGKIYRVGILMYGKKVTWKELYKWLRYKA encoded by the coding sequence ATGAACAAGATACTCATTATCATAAATCGGGAATTTACCACAAGAGTCCGTAAAAAGACCTTCCTTGTCGTCACAATTTTTGTCCCGATCCTGTTCGCATTATTCTATGCTTTCCTCATGTGGATGCTACTACGAGACGACAGCCAAGAGCGTACAATTGCCGTTATCAACGAATCAACGTTAGAAACCCCGCTTCAAAAAATTAATAACACGAGTTTCACATATATCGATCGGGAGATACCGGAATCAGACTATATTGATTTTCTGAAAAAGAACGATTTTTACGCCATTACCCGTATCCCGGCCAATGTCATGACCCATGCCGAAATCCCGGTATTCTCAACGTCTCAAGTTCCCATGGAACTGAAAAACGAGATTGCATCACAATTACGCCAGAAAATAGAAACTGTCAAACGTGCTGAAGTGATTGCTAAAACCCAGATGCCGAATTTGGAAACGGAATTGGATGCCACCAAAACCCCCGTACTGGTGAGGACATTACTCGTCACGGACACCGGAGATGCCAAAGAAAGTTCGTCCGAAATCACGTCAATCATCGGACTGGTTGCCGGGCTAATCATCTACTTCTTTATTTTCATGTATGCCTCTCAAGTCATGAAAGGTGTTATCGAGGAAAAAACGAATCGGATTATTGAAGTGTTAGTTTCTTCGGTAAAACCCTTCCAGTTCCTATTGGGAAAGATTATCGGAGTGGCAGCCGTGGGACTTGTACAATTTTTGATATGGATTGTTTTGGGAGGAGGTATTATTTTAATTTCTCAAGCTTTTTTCATGCCGAATCTTGACTTGGAAGCCTTAAAAAATGCCAACGACCTAAATATGTTTGCTCAAGGAACAGAAATTAACCCCGAGCAATTGGCGATCATCCAAAATCTCGTAAAAACTATTGATCCCATGTTTATCTTGAAATTCGTGGGAGCCTTCTTATTCTATTTCATCGGAGGATATTTATTATATGCATCCTTATTTGCCGCCATTGGTGCTGCCGTTGATAATGAAACGGACTCCCAGCAATTCATGACCCCTCTGTCTATCATTCTGGTTGTCGCTCTCTACATCGGTGTTGCTGCCATGAAAAGCCCCGAATCACCCATGGTATTCTGGAGTTCTCTCATCCCTTTCACCTCTCCGGTCGTCATGCTTGTACGTATACCGTTCGGTGTTCCTGCATGGGAAATCATCACTTCAATGGGTTTACTCGTCGGATCCTTCCTTTTCTTCACATGGTTATCCGGTAAGATTTACAGGGTAGGTATCCTCATGTACGGGAAGAAAGTCACCTGGAAAGAATTATACAAATGGCTTCGCTATAAAGCATAA
- a CDS encoding translocation/assembly module TamB domain-containing protein — MILLYVPAVQNFVKGQAEQYVNNNLDMKLSVGRILLKFPLDLAVENIYLGQTEKDTMLYADVIQVNVALTKLLKKEVEVRRLVVENAAVNFGDSLSGLKMNVVLKELNLRVDRLNLSQQEAEIPFVALKGGKIRMNLGDGESAVDTTGGSEPVRWRFKVGEVTIDSVDYQLQGLPMGEFHAGVGEARLQGMDVGLEKQTVELEKIMLVRGFCDLLMAESTGEQSGAGVATEESMPWQVRVGTVELEDNRFLMKPMSVPVDAERFPETIRISALSLKVDSVFNRGTEVAAIVQNLRFKEGNGLDLRDLSCRVSLESEQTNVSNLILKTSNSQLKMNVRAESGISDFGMETPFQLSIDGNIAGRDVLLFMPDSNDQLNNWLSDKVFSLSGLIKGKVDQLNIAHFDVGATGGFSLRSEGNVAFVTDMEKVAGKLDIAFVVDRGEYFAPLLSGDGEAGLVIPDHLSLVTDVNIAEQTAKVDMELNPGHGILRAVAGYGWKENIYRAEVHLKDFALDKFMPNDSLGAITANLLASGRGLDWKEAMAKVDFELASLYYNGYDYKNVVLDAALKDRELTGELWSDNQELNLGMKFRLWADENAYKINLNGDIKNVDLKGLHFMSENMAFSLGLNVDAELKADSTSSLRANFSNIVLQDLATRKLGNLDITFSGLRNKTLLDVKAGDLTMKFEGDGGGYTLVDRFSAASGLLVEQIEKHDFNMVKLNELLPDFRLTIDAKQENILNGYLKSNGIRFERMAIDLGTDVSHDFGLSSKVYGLNIEGIVLDSVLMYAKQKDVALRYGVDVFGAKDQLEGLAQLTVEGNVEYDQINVRIREHANEDGEIFNIGANIALQDSAFSVSISPDPLILGYVSWQINRGNFIRLKQGEIPAANLQLLNGDKRIRLISEEGADHKPASLIVDIKGVDLGGFSKALSFIPDISGLLGIDVQMYSKNNVIDVNGTVNVDEFYYGKERVGDLGLGIKYRLSQQTEHDVDFSLSVDGVKALLTKGRLMTGVEDKNMALDIDIPKFPLRVAGAFTPPGIMKLDGDMIGAFQVKGQMDQPLINGDLRFKDGTIEALMIGTTFKIDSSAIVIHDNLLDFNHFGLIAPNKQRLELLGTVDFASFSAIKMDASVQAKNFQAMKVKENTETMVYGKVFVDLSATLKGMLDNLKVRGNINLLDNSEVYYTLKSSPLELTDRSADVVRFVSFSDTTQLAAADELQQVSSVNLDLLMSVNIAPLVGLNVLLSSNGQNRVAINGGGNLTYTLNPVGETRLVGRYVLTSGIVSYGLPVIGQKDFKIQDGSFVEWTGDLANPTLNITAAETISASVTDDSQKSRLVTFNAMIKISNTLEKLDITFDLAAEGDITIQNQLAAMTAEERSKEAMNMMIYGTYSGPGTVAKSNASDNALNNFVENELNQWSRKHLKNMDLTFGINTYNQVSEAGESKKTDYSYQFSKRLFNNKVRVKVGGRISTDNDPAAGGVEENLVDDIAIEYVFGKNPNFFLKIFRHTGYESVLEGEVTQTGIGVVLRKNFQKFMDIFRRKKKVQVESKIEPIENEKSGK; from the coding sequence ATGATTCTTTTATATGTTCCTGCCGTCCAGAATTTTGTGAAAGGGCAGGCGGAGCAGTACGTGAATAATAATTTGGACATGAAACTGTCGGTTGGCCGGATTCTGTTGAAATTTCCACTTGACTTGGCTGTTGAAAATATTTATCTGGGACAGACGGAAAAAGACACGATGCTGTATGCCGATGTGATTCAGGTGAATGTTGCATTGACAAAACTTTTAAAGAAGGAAGTTGAAGTTCGTCGTTTAGTCGTGGAGAATGCAGCGGTTAATTTCGGGGACTCTCTTTCCGGATTGAAAATGAATGTCGTTTTGAAGGAACTGAATCTTCGGGTGGATCGGTTGAATCTGTCCCAACAGGAGGCAGAGATCCCTTTCGTTGCTTTAAAAGGAGGAAAAATCCGGATGAATTTGGGCGATGGGGAGTCTGCGGTTGATACAACCGGGGGGAGTGAGCCGGTTCGCTGGCGTTTTAAGGTTGGAGAGGTAACAATCGATAGCGTTGATTATCAGTTACAGGGGCTGCCTATGGGGGAATTCCATGCTGGGGTGGGAGAGGCTCGACTGCAAGGAATGGATGTCGGTTTGGAAAAACAGACTGTTGAGCTGGAGAAAATCATGTTGGTTCGTGGTTTTTGCGATTTACTGATGGCAGAATCTACGGGGGAGCAAAGTGGGGCAGGGGTGGCCACGGAAGAAAGTATGCCTTGGCAAGTGCGGGTGGGGACGGTCGAGTTGGAGGATAATCGTTTTTTGATGAAACCGATGAGTGTCCCTGTTGACGCGGAGCGGTTTCCGGAAACAATTCGTATATCAGCGCTTTCGTTGAAGGTGGATAGCGTGTTCAATCGGGGAACTGAGGTGGCGGCAATTGTTCAAAATTTACGTTTCAAGGAAGGAAATGGATTAGATTTGAGAGATTTGTCTTGTCGGGTCAGTTTGGAAAGTGAACAGACTAACGTGTCGAATCTGATTTTAAAAACGAGTAATAGTCAATTGAAAATGAATGTTCGGGCGGAATCCGGGATAAGTGATTTCGGCATGGAAACTCCTTTTCAGTTATCGATTGATGGAAATATTGCCGGGCGGGATGTGCTATTATTTATGCCGGACTCCAATGATCAGTTAAATAATTGGTTATCGGATAAAGTTTTTTCTTTGTCAGGATTGATAAAGGGTAAGGTCGATCAGTTGAATATTGCTCATTTTGATGTTGGTGCAACGGGAGGTTTTTCTTTGAGGAGTGAGGGGAATGTAGCATTCGTGACAGATATGGAAAAGGTTGCGGGAAAATTGGATATAGCGTTTGTCGTTGATCGGGGAGAGTATTTCGCACCTTTATTGTCAGGGGATGGGGAGGCCGGATTGGTTATTCCGGATCATCTGTCATTAGTGACCGATGTTAATATTGCGGAACAGACGGCAAAAGTGGATATGGAGTTGAATCCCGGACATGGGATATTACGTGCTGTTGCGGGCTATGGTTGGAAAGAAAATATCTATCGTGCAGAAGTTCATTTGAAAGATTTCGCTTTGGATAAATTCATGCCGAATGATTCGTTGGGGGCGATCACGGCTAATCTTTTGGCATCGGGCCGGGGCCTTGATTGGAAAGAGGCGATGGCGAAAGTGGATTTTGAATTAGCCTCCTTATATTATAACGGGTACGATTATAAAAATGTCGTTTTGGATGCGGCATTGAAGGATCGGGAGTTAACCGGGGAACTATGGAGTGATAATCAGGAATTGAATTTGGGAATGAAATTCCGGTTATGGGCAGATGAGAACGCGTACAAGATAAATTTGAATGGAGATATTAAAAATGTAGATCTGAAAGGATTACATTTTATGTCGGAAAATATGGCTTTTTCCTTGGGACTGAATGTTGATGCAGAATTGAAGGCGGACAGTACATCGTCTTTACGAGCTAATTTTTCGAATATTGTTTTGCAGGATCTTGCTACCCGTAAGTTGGGAAATCTGGATATTACTTTTTCCGGTTTGCGAAACAAGACGTTGTTGGATGTCAAGGCGGGAGACTTGACCATGAAGTTTGAAGGGGATGGTGGAGGCTACACGTTAGTCGATCGTTTTAGTGCAGCTAGCGGATTGTTGGTTGAGCAGATTGAGAAACATGATTTTAACATGGTGAAATTGAACGAACTGTTACCTGATTTCCGGTTAACCATAGATGCCAAGCAAGAAAATATATTGAATGGTTACCTGAAAAGTAACGGAATTCGTTTTGAACGAATGGCTATAGATTTAGGGACAGATGTTTCCCATGATTTCGGGTTAAGTTCAAAGGTTTATGGATTGAATATCGAGGGAATCGTTCTGGATAGTGTGTTGATGTATGCAAAACAGAAGGACGTGGCTTTACGTTATGGCGTGGATGTTTTCGGGGCTAAAGATCAATTGGAAGGATTGGCCCAGCTGACCGTGGAAGGAAACGTGGAGTATGATCAGATAAACGTGAGAATACGTGAACACGCGAACGAGGATGGGGAAATATTCAATATCGGGGCTAATATTGCTTTGCAGGATAGTGCTTTTAGCGTGAGTATTTCTCCCGATCCTCTTATCTTGGGGTATGTTTCATGGCAGATAAACCGGGGTAATTTTATTCGTTTGAAACAAGGGGAAATTCCGGCAGCTAACTTGCAATTGCTGAATGGAGACAAGCGGATTCGTTTGATTTCGGAAGAAGGTGCAGATCACAAACCGGCCTCCTTAATTGTCGACATTAAAGGTGTTGATTTAGGCGGTTTCTCTAAAGCACTGTCATTTATCCCGGATATATCCGGTTTGTTAGGGATTGATGTGCAGATGTATAGCAAAAATAACGTGATTGATGTTAACGGGACGGTCAATGTGGACGAATTTTATTACGGGAAAGAGCGTGTGGGAGATTTGGGATTAGGTATTAAATATCGATTGTCGCAACAGACAGAGCATGACGTGGATTTTTCCTTGTCGGTGGATGGGGTAAAGGCGCTTTTGACCAAAGGTAGATTAATGACAGGGGTTGAAGATAAAAATATGGCCTTGGATATAGACATCCCTAAATTCCCTTTGCGCGTTGCGGGAGCTTTTACTCCACCGGGTATAATGAAATTGGATGGAGACATGATCGGGGCTTTTCAGGTGAAGGGACAAATGGATCAACCATTGATAAATGGAGATTTGCGTTTCAAGGACGGAACCATAGAAGCTTTGATGATCGGGACGACTTTTAAGATAGATTCTTCGGCTATCGTGATTCATGATAATCTTTTGGATTTTAATCATTTCGGGTTGATAGCTCCTAATAAACAGCGATTAGAACTATTGGGAACGGTTGATTTCGCATCCTTCTCGGCCATAAAAATGGATGCCTCTGTTCAAGCGAAGAATTTCCAGGCCATGAAGGTGAAAGAAAATACGGAGACCATGGTTTACGGGAAAGTGTTTGTTGATCTCTCGGCAACCTTGAAAGGAATGCTGGATAATCTGAAGGTCAGGGGAAATATTAACTTGCTGGATAATAGTGAAGTCTATTACACGTTGAAATCTTCGCCTTTGGAATTGACGGACCGGAGTGCGGATGTCGTGCGTTTCGTTTCGTTCAGCGACACGACTCAATTGGCCGCGGCCGATGAGTTGCAGCAGGTTAGTTCCGTGAATCTGGATTTGCTCATGTCCGTGAATATCGCACCGTTAGTCGGGTTGAACGTGTTACTGTCATCGAACGGGCAGAACCGGGTAGCAATAAATGGCGGGGGAAATCTGACTTATACATTGAATCCGGTGGGAGAGACCCGCCTCGTGGGAAGATACGTTTTGACGAGTGGAATCGTTTCTTACGGTCTGCCGGTGATCGGGCAGAAGGATTTCAAGATACAAGACGGTAGTTTCGTGGAATGGACCGGGGATCTGGCTAACCCGACCTTGAATATAACGGCCGCAGAGACAATTTCGGCTAGCGTGACGGATGATAGCCAGAAATCCCGCCTAGTGACGTTCAATGCCATGATCAAGATTTCAAACACGTTGGAGAAGCTGGACATCACGTTTGATCTTGCTGCGGAAGGGGATATAACGATACAGAACCAATTAGCAGCGATGACTGCCGAGGAGCGCTCAAAAGAGGCGATGAACATGATGATTTACGGAACTTATTCCGGGCCGGGGACGGTGGCAAAGTCCAATGCCTCTGATAATGCCCTGAATAATTTCGTGGAAAACGAATTGAATCAATGGTCTCGGAAACATTTGAAGAACATGGATCTGACGTTTGGTATTAATACCTATAATCAAGTGTCAGAGGCAGGAGAATCCAAGAAAACGGATTATTCTTATCAATTTTCGAAACGACTGTTTAATAATAAGGTACGGGTGAAAGTCGGGGGGCGAATCTCCACGGATAATGACCCCGCGGCCGGGGGAGTAGAGGAGAATCTTGTGGATGACATTGCCATCGAGTACGTGTTTGGAAAGAATCCGAACTTTTTTCTGAAGATATTCCGGCACACGGGCTACGAGAGCGTCTTGGAGGGAGAAGTGACACAAACCGGTATCGGTGTGGTATTAAGAAAAAATTTCCAAAAATTCATGGATATATTCCGCCGTAAAAAGAAAGTACAAGTAGAATCCAAAATAGAACCGATAGAAAATGAAAAGTCTGGGAAATAG
- a CDS encoding biotin/lipoyl-containing protein has product MSTPKYDLLEIDGLKYKTQFTEKFINRKQWEKPDPGAVITYIPGSIIDLYVKEGQEVKAGDLLCLLEAMKMHNKILAPISGTIMKIHVNKGDKLPKDALMFEIK; this is encoded by the coding sequence ATGAGTACACCAAAATACGATTTATTAGAAATCGACGGCTTAAAATATAAAACCCAGTTTACCGAAAAATTTATTAATCGGAAACAATGGGAAAAACCCGATCCGGGAGCCGTTATCACATACATACCGGGATCTATCATCGATTTGTATGTAAAAGAAGGTCAAGAAGTTAAAGCAGGAGATTTACTTTGCCTCTTGGAAGCCATGAAAATGCACAATAAAATCCTGGCTCCCATAAGTGGTACGATCATGAAGATTCATGTCAACAAAGGAGATAAACTCCCTAAAGACGCTTTAATGTTTGAAATAAAATAA